The Bacteroidales bacterium genome contains a region encoding:
- the pdxA gene encoding 4-hydroxythreonine-4-phosphate dehydrogenase PdxA, translated as MEKKTILAGISHGDINGIGYEVIIKALSDPMINDICTPIVYGSPKVAAYHRKALNVNNFTFNNIRTPEEAHLKKANMINCLDDNIRVELGKSTQQGGEAALISIEKAVDDLKNGKIDVLITAPIDKHNVQSATFNFAGHTEYLKSKAGSEEALMFMISESMRIGFATGHAPLKDVSEMITVETLLRKIRLMNHSLILDFGIRRPRIAVLGLNPHAGDNSLLGSEEAEIIIPAIGKAQKEGILTFGPFPADGFFGAGSFAKFDGILAMYHDQGLTPFKALSFDSGVNFTAGLPFIRTSPVHGTAFAIAGKGEASENSFRQAIYLACDIFRNRQLYAEISKNPLKHQDIEFHSDRIDELPPDIFNAEQ; from the coding sequence ATGGAAAAGAAAACAATATTAGCCGGTATCTCCCATGGAGATATTAACGGTATCGGATATGAAGTAATAATTAAGGCTCTTTCTGATCCGATGATCAATGATATCTGTACTCCAATCGTTTACGGGTCACCAAAAGTAGCTGCCTATCACCGGAAAGCTTTAAATGTTAATAATTTCACATTCAATAACATAAGAACTCCTGAAGAGGCTCATCTGAAAAAGGCAAATATGATAAACTGCCTCGATGATAATATTCGGGTTGAACTTGGGAAATCAACACAGCAGGGAGGTGAAGCAGCTCTTATCTCAATCGAAAAAGCTGTTGATGATCTTAAAAACGGAAAGATCGATGTTCTTATCACTGCACCAATTGACAAGCACAATGTACAGTCTGCCACTTTTAACTTCGCCGGACATACTGAATATCTGAAATCGAAGGCCGGTTCTGAGGAGGCACTTATGTTTATGATAAGCGAGAGTATGCGGATAGGATTCGCTACAGGTCATGCTCCGCTTAAGGATGTTTCAGAGATGATTACTGTTGAAACACTCCTGCGCAAGATCAGACTAATGAATCATTCACTGATACTCGATTTTGGCATACGCAGACCCCGAATTGCGGTTCTTGGACTCAATCCACACGCCGGCGATAATTCATTACTTGGTTCAGAGGAAGCAGAAATTATCATTCCGGCAATTGGAAAAGCCCAGAAGGAAGGTATTCTTACATTTGGCCCATTCCCGGCAGACGGATTCTTTGGTGCAGGGTCATTCGCAAAATTCGATGGAATTCTTGCTATGTATCACGATCAGGGACTTACCCCCTTCAAGGCGTTATCGTTTGATTCCGGTGTGAATTTTACTGCTGGTCTGCCTTTTATCAGAACATCACCCGTTCATGGAACCGCATTTGCAATTGCAGGCAAAGGAGAGGCATCTGAAAACTCATTCCGTCAGGCTATTTATCTGGCATGCGACATTTTCAGAAACAGACAGCTGTATGCGGAGATAAGCAAGAATCCTTTAAAACATCAGGACATAGAATTTCACAGCGACCGTATTGATGAACTTCCTCCCGATATCTTTAACGCAGAGCAGTAA
- a CDS encoding leucyl aminopeptidase family protein, which produces MIRLKEGVSQHKVREELRKAAYKLRKKIKSSDHSELVITSEKAYKGAVEDFAEGLLLSLYSFDKYKTKKEDGKKENTLKKILLHGAIADKDIKWLVELTNAVYFSRDLINEPVNHLNAPALAEEIRKSGEAGGFSVEILTKGKIEALKMGGLLAVNKGSVDPPVFCILEWKPANALNKNPIVLVGKGIVYDTGGLNIKTGEFMAGMNGDMAGAATVTGVLYTLAKTGIPLYVIGLVPSTDNRPGGNAYTQGDIITMYNKTTVEVGNTDAEGRIILADAISYASKYKPELIIDIATLTGSAAMTFGNQAIAVMTNADRKYINMLSECGNDVYERIAELPFWEEYGDLLKSDVADIKNIGGREAGAITAGKFLEKFAEFPLIHMDIAGTEMLKKDDFYRLKNGPASGLRLLATFLKRLAAGYSAKK; this is translated from the coding sequence ATAATTCGACTAAAGGAAGGTGTCAGTCAGCACAAAGTCAGGGAAGAACTCCGTAAAGCTGCTTATAAACTCAGGAAGAAGATCAAAAGCAGTGATCATTCTGAACTGGTTATTACTTCAGAGAAAGCATATAAAGGTGCTGTTGAAGATTTTGCCGAAGGCCTCCTGCTCAGTCTCTATTCATTCGATAAATACAAGACTAAAAAAGAGGATGGGAAAAAGGAGAATACCCTAAAGAAAATTCTTCTTCATGGCGCTATTGCAGATAAAGATATTAAATGGCTCGTTGAGCTGACAAATGCAGTATATTTTTCCCGTGATCTTATTAATGAACCTGTAAATCACCTTAACGCTCCCGCCCTTGCTGAGGAGATAAGAAAATCGGGTGAAGCTGGCGGTTTCAGTGTTGAAATACTTACAAAAGGCAAGATAGAAGCTCTCAAAATGGGAGGTCTTCTGGCTGTAAATAAAGGGAGTGTTGACCCTCCTGTCTTCTGCATTCTTGAATGGAAACCCGCAAATGCCCTGAATAAGAATCCTATTGTTCTTGTTGGAAAAGGTATAGTTTACGACACCGGCGGACTAAATATCAAAACCGGAGAATTTATGGCAGGGATGAATGGTGATATGGCAGGTGCTGCAACAGTCACAGGTGTTTTATATACCCTTGCAAAAACAGGTATTCCGCTATATGTAATAGGACTGGTTCCTTCCACAGATAATCGTCCCGGCGGAAATGCCTATACCCAGGGTGATATTATAACAATGTACAATAAAACCACTGTTGAAGTTGGAAACACCGACGCTGAGGGCAGAATAATACTTGCAGATGCCATAAGTTATGCTTCGAAGTATAAACCGGAACTTATTATAGACATTGCCACTCTTACCGGTTCTGCGGCGATGACATTTGGAAATCAGGCAATTGCTGTAATGACCAATGCCGACAGAAAGTATATAAACATGCTTTCAGAGTGTGGTAACGATGTGTATGAAAGAATCGCTGAGTTGCCTTTCTGGGAAGAATACGGTGATCTCCTGAAATCCGATGTTGCTGATATTAAAAACATTGGCGGACGTGAAGCAGGTGCAATAACTGCTGGAAAATTCCTCGAGAAGTTTGCCGAGTTTCCTTTGATACATATGGATATTGCAGGGACTGAAATGCTCAAGAAGGATGATTTTTACAGGCTGAAAAACGGTCCTGCTTCAGGTTTGAGATTGCTTGCGACATTTTTGAAAAGACTTGCAGCCGGGTATTCTGCAAAAAAATAA
- the ruvA gene encoding Holliday junction branch migration protein RuvA: MIEYIKGHITQNTPTFVIIETGGIGYLVNISINTFSLIEGKTEYKILIHEVIREDAHQLFGFADSGEREIFRLLISVSGVGANTARMMLSSLSPGEIEKAIASSDVHVLQGVKGIGLKTAQRIIVDLKDKIGKHAGSGEIFTLTDNTNREEALSALVMLGFAKSAVAKVLDKIVREEKSLTVEDMIKRALKNL, from the coding sequence ATGATAGAATATATTAAAGGACATATTACCCAGAACACGCCAACATTTGTGATTATTGAGACCGGTGGAATCGGTTATCTGGTAAATATCTCGATAAATACTTTTTCTCTGATTGAGGGTAAAACTGAGTATAAAATCCTTATACATGAAGTGATCAGAGAAGATGCCCATCAGCTTTTTGGTTTTGCTGATTCCGGTGAAAGGGAAATATTCAGGTTACTTATTTCAGTATCCGGCGTTGGAGCTAACACTGCAAGAATGATGCTTTCCTCACTTAGTCCGGGTGAAATTGAAAAGGCAATAGCTTCATCTGATGTGCATGTTCTTCAGGGAGTAAAAGGGATTGGCCTAAAAACTGCCCAGAGGATAATTGTTGACCTGAAAGACAAAATTGGCAAACATGCAGGAAGCGGTGAAATATTTACCCTCACAGACAATACAAACAGGGAAGAAGCGTTATCTGCTTTAGTAATGCTTGGATTTGCCAAAAGTGCTGTCGCAAAGGTTCTTGACAAGATTGTCAGGGAGGAAAAAAGCCTGACTGTTGAGGACATGATAAAGAGAGCGCTTAAAAACTTGTAA
- a CDS encoding 1-deoxy-D-xylulose-5-phosphate reductoisomerase has product MINKSGMPQRIALLGSTGSIGTQSLDVISRFPEEFEVEVLVAGNNVDLLTEQALRFQPDSVVIGNKDHYPLLKENLRNTNIKVYTGEDAMEQVVTSSTVDTVIASIVGYSGLKPTIAAIKAGKRIALANKETLVVAGEIIGRLVRESGSIIIPVDSEHSAIFQCLVGEAGNPVEKITLTASGGPFFGWSEERLRNVKPADALKHPNWDMGHKVTIDSASLMNKGLEVIEAKWLFDLTPDQISVIVHPQSVIHSFVHFSDGSVKAQLGVPDMRVPILYALSYPDRLISDLPRLQLSDYKSFTFAEPETEKFRNLNLAYKSIRKGGNLPCILNAANEIAVAAFLEEKIAFPDMSDVVEYAMENTTWSASPDLGFLQATDSDAREKAHNFINKLYRKR; this is encoded by the coding sequence ATGATTAATAAGTCGGGTATGCCACAGAGAATTGCATTGCTTGGATCGACCGGGTCAATAGGTACACAATCACTTGATGTTATCTCAAGATTTCCTGAGGAATTCGAAGTTGAAGTGCTTGTTGCCGGTAATAATGTAGATCTCCTGACCGAGCAGGCTCTGCGCTTTCAGCCCGATTCAGTAGTAATTGGAAACAAAGATCACTATCCCCTCCTTAAAGAGAATCTCAGAAATACCAATATAAAGGTCTATACAGGCGAAGATGCAATGGAACAGGTTGTAACATCATCTACTGTTGATACTGTTATCGCCTCAATTGTTGGCTACTCAGGACTGAAACCTACAATCGCCGCCATAAAAGCAGGTAAAAGAATCGCTCTTGCCAATAAGGAGACTCTTGTTGTTGCCGGTGAAATTATCGGCCGTTTGGTAAGAGAATCAGGAAGTATTATTATCCCGGTCGACTCCGAACATTCTGCTATTTTCCAGTGCCTGGTTGGAGAAGCCGGCAATCCGGTTGAGAAAATTACACTTACAGCATCCGGAGGACCTTTTTTTGGCTGGAGTGAAGAGAGACTGAGAAATGTTAAACCTGCTGATGCCCTTAAACATCCTAACTGGGATATGGGACACAAGGTAACAATTGATTCTGCTTCGCTGATGAATAAAGGACTGGAGGTAATTGAAGCAAAATGGCTTTTTGACCTTACTCCTGATCAGATCTCGGTTATCGTACATCCGCAATCTGTTATTCATTCATTTGTACATTTCTCCGACGGTTCTGTTAAAGCTCAGCTTGGAGTACCTGATATGAGAGTACCGATTCTTTATGCACTCTCTTATCCCGACAGGTTGATATCTGATCTTCCACGTCTTCAGTTAAGTGATTATAAATCATTTACTTTTGCAGAACCTGAGACAGAAAAATTCAGAAATCTTAATCTGGCATATAAATCAATTCGGAAAGGTGGCAATTTGCCTTGCATATTAAATGCAGCAAATGAAATTGCAGTCGCTGCTTTTCTTGAAGAAAAAATTGCCTTTCCTGACATGTCTGATGTGGTTGAATATGCCATGGAAAATACCACATGGTCTGCCTCTCCTGATCTTGGATTCCTGCAGGCTACTGATTCCGACGCAAGGGAGAAAGCACATAATTTTATTAATAAACTTTATAGAAAAAGATGA
- the mqnC gene encoding dehypoxanthine futalosine cyclase, whose translation MLLEQLYNKALNLTSLTKEEGVRLFTEAPVEDLMFIANELRQKHVPGNVVGWMIDRNVNLTNICFSQCTFCNFCRKKNSVDGYVTTTEEYISKIDEMYSLGGDQLLLQGGMNPELGLSFYTDLFSNLKRLYPALKLHALGPPEIVYLARKEKITFSEVLEKLIEAGLDSLPGAGAEILSDRVRQIVSPAKAATQEWLGVMREAHILNLPTSATMMYGHIETIEERIEHLILLRDLQDRKPAGNYGFVTFIPWPFQDEGTVLMQKHGVRSSYTGPDYLRMIAISRIILNNIKNIQASILTVGKEIGMLSLHSGANDLGSIMIEENVVSAAGASNRFNAKEMQEVIKEAGFVPGRRNQKYETFLPPDRPPTPLKGG comes from the coding sequence ATGCTTTTAGAACAACTATATAACAAGGCACTCAACCTTACTTCGCTGACAAAGGAAGAAGGAGTAAGACTGTTTACGGAAGCCCCGGTTGAAGATCTGATGTTCATAGCCAATGAGCTGAGGCAAAAACATGTACCCGGAAATGTAGTCGGCTGGATGATCGACAGAAATGTGAATCTTACTAACATCTGTTTTTCGCAGTGTACTTTCTGCAATTTCTGCAGAAAGAAAAATTCAGTTGACGGATATGTGACTACCACTGAAGAATACATAAGCAAGATTGACGAGATGTATTCCCTGGGCGGTGATCAGCTGCTTCTTCAGGGAGGCATGAATCCGGAGCTTGGACTAAGTTTCTATACAGATCTTTTTAGTAATCTTAAGAGATTATACCCTGCTCTTAAACTACATGCATTAGGCCCCCCTGAAATTGTTTATCTGGCCCGGAAAGAGAAGATAACCTTTTCTGAGGTTCTCGAAAAACTTATTGAAGCCGGACTTGACAGCCTTCCCGGAGCAGGTGCAGAAATACTGTCAGACAGGGTAAGACAAATCGTATCACCTGCCAAGGCTGCCACCCAGGAATGGCTTGGAGTTATGAGGGAAGCTCATATCCTGAACCTCCCTACCTCTGCAACAATGATGTACGGGCACATTGAAACTATTGAGGAGAGAATTGAGCACCTAATACTCCTAAGGGATCTTCAGGACAGAAAACCTGCTGGAAATTATGGATTTGTCACTTTTATTCCCTGGCCTTTCCAGGATGAAGGTACTGTACTAATGCAAAAACACGGAGTAAGAAGCAGTTACACAGGACCCGATTATTTAAGGATGATCGCAATCAGCAGGATTATACTAAACAACATTAAAAACATTCAGGCATCAATACTTACAGTTGGTAAAGAGATTGGAATGCTTTCGCTTCATTCAGGGGCAAACGATCTCGGATCTATTATGATAGAAGAGAATGTCGTAAGCGCTGCCGGTGCATCAAACAGGTTTAATGCCAAAGAGATGCAGGAGGTAATTAAAGAAGCTGGTTTTGTACCGGGGAGAAGGAACCAGAAATATGAAACTTTTCTCCCCCCTGACCGCCCCCCAACCCCCCTAAAGGGGGGCTAA
- the tatA gene encoding twin-arginine translocase TatA/TatE family subunit — protein MGKLGMTEIILILLVVVLLFGGRKIPELMKGIGQGMKEFKKASKYDPATEDNKEAAEKDKF, from the coding sequence ATGGGAAAGCTAGGAATGACCGAGATTATACTGATACTGCTTGTTGTAGTTCTTCTTTTTGGCGGACGTAAAATTCCGGAACTAATGAAGGGTATCGGGCAGGGTATGAAAGAATTCAAAAAGGCTTCTAAGTACGATCCTGCTACTGAGGATAATAAAGAAGCAGCAGAAAAGGACAAATTCTAG
- the rseP gene encoding RIP metalloprotease RseP, with protein sequence MIILIKILQFVLSLSILVIIHELGHFTLAKLFKTRVEKFYLFFDPWFALFRYKRGETEYGIGWLPLGGYVKISGMIDESMDKEQMKQPAQPYEFRSKTSFQRLLIMTGGVVFNFILAMLIYVLVLFAWGETYLPTSSVKYGIETDSVGLAIGLRNGDKILTVDNQKIENFIQITSDIVLNDRKTIQVDRNGEIINIDIPKEYIPKMLKGKGQIDPRIPFGPFIVSSYGKESPGKVAGVAIGDELVGLDSIKFTYYDEFQKYLAEHKDQPVLLNLLRKGEAVNVSVMPTAAGLIGINRSVSIDQIFELKTIKYGFFQSIPAGINKGFKTIADYLKQFKLLFSKDTKAYESLGGFITIGNIFPGEWDWHSFWNLTAFLSIILAVMNILPIPALDGGHVMFLLYEVVTGRKPSDKFLEYAQIAGMVLLLALLLFANGNDILRLIKN encoded by the coding sequence ATGATTATACTAATCAAGATCCTTCAGTTTGTTCTGAGCCTTTCAATCCTTGTTATCATACATGAATTAGGGCATTTTACTCTTGCAAAATTATTCAAGACAAGAGTTGAGAAATTCTATCTGTTCTTCGATCCATGGTTTGCACTTTTCAGGTATAAAAGGGGTGAAACAGAATATGGTATAGGATGGTTGCCTCTTGGAGGATATGTAAAGATCTCAGGCATGATTGATGAATCGATGGATAAGGAGCAGATGAAGCAGCCGGCTCAGCCATATGAATTCAGGTCAAAGACCTCATTTCAGAGACTCCTGATAATGACCGGAGGTGTTGTCTTCAACTTCATTCTGGCAATGCTTATTTATGTACTGGTACTTTTTGCATGGGGTGAAACTTATCTTCCAACATCAAGTGTTAAGTATGGTATTGAAACAGACTCAGTTGGATTAGCTATCGGTTTAAGAAACGGAGATAAGATCCTGACAGTTGATAATCAGAAAATTGAAAATTTTATCCAGATCACCTCCGACATAGTATTGAATGACCGGAAGACAATACAGGTTGATCGTAATGGCGAGATAATAAACATTGATATCCCAAAGGAATATATCCCAAAAATGCTGAAGGGAAAAGGTCAAATTGACCCCCGGATCCCTTTCGGTCCTTTTATTGTTTCATCATACGGTAAAGAGTCGCCTGGAAAAGTTGCCGGTGTAGCAATTGGCGATGAGCTTGTTGGACTCGACAGCATTAAGTTTACCTACTATGATGAATTTCAGAAATATCTCGCTGAGCATAAAGACCAACCGGTACTGCTTAATCTTTTACGGAAAGGTGAAGCTGTTAATGTTTCAGTGATGCCAACTGCAGCCGGATTGATTGGTATAAACAGATCTGTATCAATCGATCAGATATTCGAACTTAAAACAATTAAATACGGGTTCTTCCAATCGATACCTGCAGGCATAAATAAAGGATTCAAAACAATAGCTGATTATCTGAAGCAGTTCAAACTCCTCTTTTCAAAAGATACTAAAGCTTATGAATCACTTGGCGGGTTTATTACTATTGGAAATATATTCCCCGGTGAATGGGACTGGCACTCTTTCTGGAATCTTACAGCATTTCTTTCTATCATTCTTGCTGTAATGAATATCCTTCCAATCCCCGCACTGGATGGGGGACATGTGATGTTCTTGCTTTATGAGGTTGTCACAGGGAGGAAGCCAAGTGACAAGTTCCTTGAATATGCCCAGATAGCAGGAATGGTGCTTTTACTTGCATTGTTGCTATTCGCTAATGGTAATGATATTCTGAGACTTATAAAGAATTAA